The following coding sequences are from one Carassius gibelio isolate Cgi1373 ecotype wild population from Czech Republic chromosome B7, carGib1.2-hapl.c, whole genome shotgun sequence window:
- the pth1b gene encoding parathyroid hormone 1b: MLPKRSLEKIMLFIVLWSLCGLPYLEGLPLSKRSISEVQLMHNVREHKEMIERQDWLQLKLNNIIIPSINDSQKEQKGKTNGPSIRRLRKGEGAAWILN, from the exons ATGCTACCCAAACGTTCTTTGGAGAAAATCATGCTTTTTATTGTGCTGTGGAGTCTTTGCGGTTTGCCATATCTGGAGGGATTACCACTCAG CAAGAGGTCAATCAGTGAAGTTCAACTCATGCACAATGTTCGGGAGCACAAGGAAATGATAGAAAGGCAGGACTGGCTTCAGTTGAAGCTCAACAATATCATCATCCCCTCAATAAATGACTCGCAAAAGGAGCAGAAAGGGAAAACCAACGGACCATCTATCAGACGTTTAAGAAAGGGAGAAGGTGCAGCGTGGATCTTGAACTGA